The genomic interval TGTTGGTTCATCGGCCAAAATAATCGAAGGTTTATTTACTAAAGCTCTTGCAACTGCAACACGCTGACGTTGACCTCCAGAAAGCTGATTCGGCTGGTGATCCATTCTGTCGGCGAGATTTACTTGCTTTAAAACTTCGGTTGCACGGGCTATTCTGTCAGATTTTCCATAGCCAGCATAAATCATAGGAAGCGCAACATTATCTAAAGCCGTAGTTCTTGGTAAAAGATTGAAAGTTTGAAAAACGAAACCAATTTCTTTATTTCTGATTTCGGCTAATTCATCATCTTTCATTTGGCTGACATCTTTTCCGTTCAAAACATAATGTCCAGAAGTTGGTGTATCTAAACAGCCTAATAAATTCATTAAAGTAGATTTTCCAGATCCAGAAGGTCCCATTAAAGCTACATATTCGCCTTTTTTTATTTCTAAATTAATTCCTTTTAAAACATATACGATTTCGTTTCCTAAAACAAAGTTTCGTTTGATGTCGGTTATTTTAATTAATGGTTCAGCCATTTTGGTTTACAATTTTGGATTTAAAAGTACGAAACACTTTTCAATAAAAGGATAAGTATCTGATATTTGGTTTTTGTTACAAAAACTCTCCTAGTTTATAATTATATAATAGTTAATCAACTATATAATTTAAAGATTGTTAAATTTTGTTTGGTTTATTTTGTATAATTATTATTATTTTTTACTTTTTATAATTTTAACGCATAAATAATATTTAAAAGATGGTAATAATGTAATTTAAGACGTTTTGTTTTAAGTAAATTTGATATTATTAATTAAACAATCAAAATTATGAAGAATATCAAAATAGTTACAGGAATTGCATTAATAGCATTAAGCTTTACATCATGTAAAGATGAAAAACAGGAAAAAGCGCAGCGAACAATTGATTCTTATGTAGCCTACGTTGATTCGGTTAAAAATGTAAAAGCCGATGATTTAAAAGAAAATTGGCAAGCTGTAGAAGCAGAATACGATAAAAGATCTGCAGAAGCTAGTTTAGCTTTAGCTGATATTAAAGATAATGCTGCTCAGACTGAGAAAATAAATACGAGTAAAGCAAAATACGAGGATTTTAAAAACGAAATGACCACCCTTTTAGCCCCACCGGCTCCAAGTCCTAAACAACAATTGAGAAATGCTTTGTTTGGTGAAGGAAAAATTGGAGACGATATGAGTTTTAACTGGGTAAATGCTCAAAATATTCATAGT from Flavobacterium sp. YJ01 carries:
- a CDS encoding ABC transporter ATP-binding protein — translated: MAEPLIKITDIKRNFVLGNEIVYVLKGINLEIKKGEYVALMGPSGSGKSTLMNLLGCLDTPTSGHYVLNGKDVSQMKDDELAEIRNKEIGFVFQTFNLLPRTTALDNVALPMIYAGYGKSDRIARATEVLKQVNLADRMDHQPNQLSGGQRQRVAVARALVNKPSIILADEPTGNLDSKTSVEIMKLFGDIHAQGNTVILVTHEEDIAAYAHRVIRLRDGLIESDTTK
- a CDS encoding DUF6565 domain-containing protein; this encodes MKNIKIVTGIALIALSFTSCKDEKQEKAQRTIDSYVAYVDSVKNVKADDLKENWQAVEAEYDKRSAEASLALADIKDNAAQTEKINTSKAKYEDFKNEMTTLLAPPAPSPKQQLRNALFGEGKIGDDMSFNWVNAQNIHSVYQQFVHTVENNKDKYSREDWDEIKVLYEALDSRKNTVEKEGLTAEDNRKIAGLKIKFAPMYTVNRMGAKAEENKEAKK